The Neodiprion virginianus isolate iyNeoVirg1 chromosome 5, iyNeoVirg1.1, whole genome shotgun sequence genome contains a region encoding:
- the LOC124305268 gene encoding NFX1-type zinc finger-containing protein 1-like isoform X2, translated as MPKFKTKHFHHFSEPWKTRRQTYNDHARNRALKYTIGQASRGLSATGNRYSPYRHETKEANNGHGLQNENTTHWQYFTFTRLQTLSVMNNNDDLIAELHVKKDEFDQLLNGDFRPDHFVLVVQILAKISRANFTKILSSILCCSCFPTFIKNLESYLTKLPFETKEDKLQNKFYWNDINLFWSNLVEFFQKFTELFPRKARDELTSVLDKTNLIIATTEMNQDCRIAASIKERTSKICRILKVKIPKLETKEKVFATSSVQELQDPLEDFRTLSIIPTIQDVFNEKPFIRPNKLVGAYDSVEHYLDVQFRLLREDFMAPLRNGIHEYLNGSKKYSKTDVRVYRKVTMMNPEVAGNNIGVMVSFGILKFINWDTSKRFQFGGLVCLSSDNFSSIIFATIANRDKELLQRGTVLIKPCKKTAITHDHYHSNWVMLESKIYFEPYLAVLNAMCQMNEKNFPMRKYLVDADTTISLPHYFKTDAVLKYKGFSLQVGDYATWPTTKQLRLDETQYEAFKSGLSQEIAIIQGPPGTGKTFIALEIIRTLLENKEQWRCNGPIVIVCLTNHALDQFLEGVTKHTTSIVRVGSRSKNEALSQYTLGNKREARPRRNWCHDKWYQVKIILSNMKRTRKVLQDLSKRYAIVSPHLLYAYCHDETLQDMKNVNELFQWLLTHTDNSMKICETQSTNTATEMEIDGNSEFEEPIFPLEIVDNEIAEIDANMNEYRRTTRTQNIPVFPRHEVVQLKHRADTLKLQRSDLQRNLTQHPLLIRDNENFLPSLPWQKYWEWVELSYKNAKQKLTDLEEEYHSANEELNEVKQILDLSILREHDVIGFTTTCAARLYASLHALRPPIVLVEEAAEILESHVVCSLTQHCQHLILIGDHKQLRPKVAVHKLGSKYNFNISLFERMVNNRGSCTQLGHQHRMRPEIARLICPSVYKILHNHECVLEYPPVMGLEKNVFFITHDNPEATHDNQESWINPHEAKFLVAFARHLILQGYKSTEITILCTYAGQLFTLIKERNCHEILKAVRITTIDNFQGEENRIILLSLVRNNSEGNIGFLKEENRVCVALSRAREGLYIMGNMDNLTNKNNIWPKIKQVLENDNAIGDTLELRCKYHSDTLIKIRNGSDFVEQCPEGGCLQKCNTDLPCGHSCTSICHTLDREHFNFMCKQRCVKKCPDDHPCPLLCYQGCKPCLVAVERQLKCGHAVFISCGTDPDTYQCPVKVDVTLPHCNHTTEKSCYMPLDKVPCPYPCKIRLACGHSCEQKCHANDDPDHLEHFCHKPCSKRNSHCTADHPCKLKCYEKCIACPINVSKIRSCGHELNCKCSDDVEKLVCYKRIKFERICGHKATVRCFRKDDEECNEEVLKLSACGHQIKVKCCQTPSSSLCGDKCKLNLKCGHPCTNLCKNPCTNECKAPVLQTKHGLCGHLIPVPCFLKETEAKSPALLQYCKEPCKHELSCGHFCQGNCWSCKQGRIHKPCQEKCGKTLICGHRCDVPCSLECPPCQKPCEMKCKHSRCDRKCGETCIPCRETCAARCKHTICLKRCFELCNRRPCEKQCSKRLKYEPNARFVFLEDCGHCIENKGLLNWMSANTQTVQVKTCPRCSTPINKCTRILNEIKTHLKDVQLVKAKIFGDHTNLQNQQFLLVTRIKHMYENPVMKEFAEIMTYLKNLSASVSPITKTKRRQTLDARATEATRIVLDILQDICRKLEKVKSRTVPSYISVKNQLTMLLKSLPTRGQISQQEINDIERESQRLHYLVEVCTMESEAGFDEYHSPADKRPYNSVLKKLLQIEKFSESSEEEVKTDLNQLRTLYRMKNVINNERKMIVKVMGFRQGHWYKCPNGHIYAIGDCGRAMQESHCNECGAAIGGSSHRLRNDNTAATEMN; from the exons atatAGTCCGTACCGGCACGAAACGAAGGAAGCTAATAATGGTCACGgattacaaaatgaaaataccaCACATTGGCAGTATTTTACCTTCACCCGCTTACAAACTTTAAGCGTAATGAATAACAACGATGATCTTATAGCTGAATTACATGTGAAGAAAGATGAGTTTGATCAATTATTAAATGGTGATTTTAGACCAGACCATTTTGTACTCGTAGTACAAATCTTGGCCAAGATTTCTCGAGCTAactttacgaaaattttatcaagcaTACTTTGCTGTTCTTGTTTCCCTacatttattaaaaacttggAAAGTTATTTGACTAAATTGCCATTTGAGACTAAAGAAGATaagttacaaaataaattttactggAATGATATAAATCTTTTTTGGAGTAATctggttgaatttttccaaaaatttactGAACTTTTTCCTCGCAAAGCTCGTGATGAGTTAACCTCAGTGCTGGATAAAACGAATTTGATCATAGCAACCACTGAAATGAATCAAGACTGTAGAATTGCTGCCAGTATAAAAGAAAGAACTTCGAAAATTTGTCGCATATTGAAGGTAAAAATCCCTAAACTTGAGACCAAAGAGAAGGTTTTTGCAACGTCATCTGTGCAAGAGTTGCAAGATCCTCTGGAAGATTTTAGAACGTTGAGCATCATACCAACTATTCAGGATGTGTTTAATGAGAAGCCTTTTATTAGGCCGAATAAACTCGTAGGAGCTTACGATTCGGTTGAGCATTACCTGGATGTGCAATTTCGTTTGTTGCGTGAAGATTTCATGGCACCCTTGCGAAATGGCATACatgaatatttgaatggatccaaaaaatatagtaaaacTGATGTGAGGGTTTACAGAAAAGTAACAATGATGAATCCTGAAGTAGCAGGCAACAACATCGGTGTTATGGTATCATTtggaatattaaaattcataaactGGGACACTAGTAAAAGATTTCAGTTTGGTGGTTTAGTATGCTTAAGCAGCGATAATTTCAGCTCAATTATATTTGCAACTATTGCTAATCGAGATAAAGAGTTGTTACAGAGGGGAACTGTGTTGATTAAACCGTGCAAAAAAACCGCCATCACTCACGACCATTATCATTCTAATTGGGTTATGCTGGAGtctaaaatatattttgaaccATATCTGGCAGTGCTAAATGCAATGTGccaaatgaatgaaaaaaattttccaatgagGAAGTATTTGGTCGATGCAGATACAACTATTTCGCTACctcattatttcaaaactgatGCAGTACTAAAGTATAAGGGCTTTTCACTGCAAGTGGGAGATTACGCCACTTGGCCAACTACCAAACAACTGCGGTTAGATGAAACGCAGTACGAGGCATTCAAATCTGGTCTTTCTCAAGAAATTGCAATTATACAAGGACCGCCAGGAACAGGCAAGACGTTTATTGCTCTAGAAATAATTCGGACTTTGCTAGAGAACAAGGAACAATGGAGATGTAATGGGCCAATCGTCATTGTCTGCTTGACAAATCATGCCCTTGATCAATTCCTTGAAGGTGTTACGAAACATACAACTTCGATAGTTCGTGTCGGCAGTCGATCAAAAAATGAAGCTCTGTCACAGTATACACTTGGAAATAAACGAGAAGCACGACCACGCAGAAATTGGTGTCATGACAAGTGGTACCAAGTGAAGATAATCTTATCTAACATGAAGAGAACCCGTAAAGTATTACAGGACTTGTCTAAAAGATATGCCATTGTATCTCCACACCTTCTATATGCCTATTGCCATGACGAAACGTTGCAAGACATGAAGAATGTTAACGAATTGTTCCAATGGTTATTGACACATACTGacaattcaatgaaaatatgtgaGACGCAGAGCACAAATACTGCCACAGAAATGGAAATTGACGGTAATAGCGAATTTGAAGAGCCCATTTTTCCTTTGGAAATCGTTGATAACGAAATTGCTGAGATTGACGCAAACATGAACGAGTACAGACGAACTACACGCACACAAAACATACCAGTATTTCCACGACATGAAGTTGTTCAATTAAAACATCGTGCTGACACCTTGAAGTTACAACGGTCCGACCTACAG CGGAACCTGACTCAGCATCCTCTATTAATTCGAGATAACGAAAACTTTCTGCCGAGTTTACCTTGGCAAAAGTACTGGGAATGGGTAGAACTGAGTTATAAAAATGCCAAACAGAAATTAACTGATTTGGAAGAAGAGTATCATTCAGCAAATGAAGAGTTGAATGAAGTTAAGCAAATACTTGATTTGTCGATACTTCGAGAGCACGATGTTATTGGGTTTACTACGACATGTGCAGCGAGATTATATGCTTCTCTGCATGCTCTGCGTCCGCCGATAG TACTGGTGGAGGAGGCAGCTGAAATTCTGGAATCACATGTCGTTTGCTCTTTGACCCAACATTGCCAGCATCTTATCCTCATTGGGGATCATAAACAACTGCGACCAAAGGTGGCTGTTCACAAGTTGGGTtcaaaatacaatttcaatatATCTCTTTTTGAAAGAATGGTCAACAACAGAGGAAGTTGCACACAGTTAGGGCATCAGCATCGTATGCGACCGGAAATTGCCAGACTAATCTGTCCTTCCGTGTATAAGATTCTCCACAACCATGAATGCGTTTTGGAATATCCCCCTGTAATGGGATtagagaaaaatgtttttttcataacgcATGATAACCCAGAGGCAACACACGACAACCAAGAGAGTTGGATAAATCCACACGAAGCCAAATTTCTAGTAGCATTTGCTAGACATCTGATATTGCAAGGCTATAAAAGTACAGAAATCACTATACTCTGTACCTATGCGGGACAACTTTTCACACTTATCAAG gaGAGAAATTGTCATGAGATTCTTAAAGCAGTGCGCATAACCAcaattgacaattttcaagGAGAGGAGAACAGAattattcttctttcattAGTTCGCAACAACAGCGAAGGAAATATTGGATTTCTGAAAGAAGAGAACAGAGTTTGTGTTGCACTATCTCGTGCCCGTGAAGGCCTTTATATCATGGGGAACATGGACAATcttacgaataaaaataatatttggcCAAAAATTAAACAAGTTTTAGAAAATGACAATGCAATAGGTGATACACTCGAATTACGATGCAAGTATCATTCTGATACATTAATAAAG ATACGAAACGGAAGCGATTTTGTGGAACAATGCCCGGAAGGGGGATGCTTACAAAAATGTAATACTGATTTACCGTGTGGACATTCTTGTACCAGCATTTGTCATACCCTTGACAGAGAGCATTTCAATTTCATGTGCAAACAGCGTTGCGTTAAAAAGTGTCCGGATGATCATCCTTGTCCACTTTTATGTTACCAAGGATGCAAGCCGTGTCTAGTTGCTGTTGAACGCCAATTGAAATGCGGTCATGCTGTTTTTATCTCGTGTGGGACAGACCCTGATACATACCAATGTCCTGTCAAA gTCGATGTTACCCTACCTCATTGCAATCATACTACTGAAAAAAGCTGTTATATGCCTCTGGATAAGGTCCCATGCCCATATCCCTGTAAAATTCGTTTAGCATGTGGACATTCTTGTGAACAAAAATGTCATGCTAACGATGATCCTGATCATCTGGAG CACTTTTGTCATAAGCCCTGTTCAAAAAGGAACAGCCACTGTACTGCCGATCATCCGTGCAAATTGAAGTGTTATGAGAAATGTATAGCATGTCCTATTAATGTATCAAAAATACGATCTTGCGGACATGAACTTAATTGCAAATGCTCGGATGATGTAGAAAAACTCGTATGCtataaacgaataaaatttgagaGAATCTGTGGACACAAAGCTACAGTAAGATGCTTCCGGAAGGATGACGAAGAATGTAATGAAGAG gTACTGAAACTAAGTGCATGTGGTCACcaaataaaagtgaaatgtTGCCAAACACCAAGTTCTTCTCTGTGTGGCGATAAATGTAAACTTAATTTAAAATGTGGCCATCCCTGCACTAATCTATGTAAAAACCCATGTACAAACGAATGCAAGGCCCCTGTCCTTCAAACGAAACATGGGCTTTGTGGACATCTCATTCCCGTGCCTTGCTTCTTAAAAGAAACTG AAGCCAAGTCTCCAGCACTACTACAGTATTGCAAGGAACCATGCAAACATGAATTATCTTGTGGCCACTTTTGCCAAGGCAATTGTTGGTCCTGCAAACAGGGACGTATACACAAACCTTGCCAAGAAAAATGTGGCAAGACTCTCATTTGTGGACATAg GTGCGATGTGCCTTGCAGTCTCGAATGTCCACCGTGTCAAAAACCTTGCGAAATGAAATGCAAACACAGTAGATGTGACAGAAAGTGTGGAGAAACCTGTATACCATGTAGA GAAACCTGTGCAGCGCGATGTAAACATACAATTTGTCTCAAACGATGCTTTGAATTGTGTAACAGAAGACCATGTGAGAAACAATGTTCTAAACGCTTGAAGT ATGAACCAAATGCCAg ATTTGTGTTTCTTGAAGATTGTGGGCACTGCATAGAGAATAAGGGGCTTCTAAATTGGATGTCAGCAAACACTCAAACAGTTCAAGTGAAGACATGCCCGCGATGCAGCACTCCTATAAATAAATGCACTCGAATATTAAACGAAATTAAAACGCATCTGAAAGATGTTCAGCTTGTAAAGGCAAAAATATTTGGGGATCACACCAACTTACAAAATCAACAATTCTTACTTGTCACCAGAATTAAACACATGTACGAGAACCCAGTGATGAAAG AGTTTGCTGAAATCATGACATATCTGAAAAACTTGAGTGCGAGTGTCTCCCCAATCACAAAAACGAAGAGACGACAAACCTTGGATGCGCGAGCAACTGAGGCTACTCGAATTGTACTCGACATACTGCAAGATATATGTaggaaattagaaaaagtCAAGAGTCGTACCGTTCCCTCCTACATATCAGTAAAAAATCAACTAACTATGCTATTGAAAAGCCTTCCCACACGAGGCCAAATTTCTCAACAAGAAATCAATGACATTGAACGGGAATCACAACGGTTGCATTATCTG GTAGAAGTGTGCACAATGGAATCAGAAGCTGGCTTTGATGAATACCACTCACCAGCTGATAAGAGACCATACAATTCCGTACTAAAGAAACTacttcaaattgaaaaattttccgaatcgAGTGAAGAAGAAGTTAAAACTGATTTAAATCAATTGAGGACACTGTATCGCATGAAAAACGTGATAAATAACGAACGCAAAATGATCGTGAAAGTAATGGGTTTCCGGCAAGGACACTGGTACAAGTGTCCTAACGGACATATTTATGCAATTGGAGATTGCGGTCGTGCAATGCAAGAAAGTCATTGTAACGAGTGTGGAGCAGCAATTGGTGGTTCTTCGCATCGATTACGAAATGACAACACGGCAGCTACAGAAATGAATTGA
- the LOC124305268 gene encoding NFX1-type zinc finger-containing protein 1-like isoform X8 has product MPKFKTKHFHHFSEPWKTRRQTYNDHARNRALKYTIGQASRGLSATGNRYSPYRHETKEANNGHGLQNENTTHWQYFTFTRLQTLSVMNNNDDLIAELHVKKDEFDQLLNGDFRPDHFVLVVQILAKISRANFTKILSSILCCSCFPTFIKNLESYLTKLPFETKEDKLQNKFYWNDINLFWSNLVEFFQKFTELFPRKARDELTSVLDKTNLIIATTEMNQDCRIAASIKERTSKICRILKVKIPKLETKEKVFATSSVQELQDPLEDFRTLSIIPTIQDVFNEKPFIRPNKLVGAYDSVEHYLDVQFRLLREDFMAPLRNGIHEYLNGSKKYSKTDVRVYRKVTMMNPEVAGNNIGVMVSFGILKFINWDTSKRFQFGGLVCLSSDNFSSIIFATIANRDKELLQRGTVLIKPCKKTAITHDHYHSNWVMLESKIYFEPYLAVLNAMCQMNEKNFPMRKYLVDADTTISLPHYFKTDAVLKYKGFSLQVGDYATWPTTKQLRLDETQYEAFKSGLSQEIAIIQGPPGTGKTFIALEIIRTLLENKEQWRCNGPIVIVCLTNHALDQFLEGVTKHTTSIVRVGSRSKNEALSQYTLGNKREARPRRNWCHDKWYQVKIILSNMKRTRKVLQDLSKRYAIVSPHLLYAYCHDETLQDMKNVNELFQWLLTHTDNSMKICETQSTNTATEMEIDGNSEFEEPIFPLEIVDNEIAEIDANMNEYRRTTRTQNIPVFPRHEVVQLKHRADTLKLQRSDLQRNLTQHPLLIRDNENFLPSLPWQKYWEWVELSYKNAKQKLTDLEEEYHSANEELNEVKQILDLSILREHDVIGFTTTCAARLYASLHALRPPIVLVEEAAEILESHVVCSLTQHCQHLILIGDHKQLRPKVAVHKLGSKYNFNISLFERMVNNRGSCTQLGHQHRMRPEIARLICPSVYKILHNHECVLEYPPVMGLEKNVFFITHDNPEATHDNQESWINPHEAKFLVAFARHLILQGYKSTEITILCTYAGQLFTLIKERNCHEILKAVRITTIDNFQGEENRIILLSLVRNNSEGNIGFLKEENRVCVALSRAREGLYIMGNMDNLTNKNNIWPKIKQVLENDNAIGDTLELRCKYHSDTLIKIRNGSDFVEQCPEGGCLQKCNTDLPCGHSCTSICHTLDREHFNFMCKQRCVKKCPDDHPCPLLCYQGCKPCLVAVERQLKCGHAVFISCGTDPDTYQCPVKVDVTLPHCNHTTEKSCYMPLDKVPCPYPCKIRLACGHSCEQKCHANDDPDHLEHFCHKPCSKRNSHCTADHPCKLKCYEKCIACPINVSKIRSCGHELNCKCSDDVEKLVCYKRIKFERICGHKATVRCFRKDDEECNEEVLKLSACGHQIKVKCCQTPSSSLCGDKCKLNLKCGHPCTNLCKNPCTNECKAPVLQTKHGLCGHLIPVPCFLKETEAKSPALLQYCKEPCKHELSCGHFCQGNCWSCKQGRIHKPCQEKCGKTLICGHRCDVPCSLECPPCQKPCEMKCKHSRCDRKCGETCIPCRETCAARCKHTICLKRCFELCNRRPCEKQCSKRLKCKHRCIGFCGEPCPPLCKICNKKELIDEFFLGYEDEPNARLWALHRE; this is encoded by the exons atatAGTCCGTACCGGCACGAAACGAAGGAAGCTAATAATGGTCACGgattacaaaatgaaaataccaCACATTGGCAGTATTTTACCTTCACCCGCTTACAAACTTTAAGCGTAATGAATAACAACGATGATCTTATAGCTGAATTACATGTGAAGAAAGATGAGTTTGATCAATTATTAAATGGTGATTTTAGACCAGACCATTTTGTACTCGTAGTACAAATCTTGGCCAAGATTTCTCGAGCTAactttacgaaaattttatcaagcaTACTTTGCTGTTCTTGTTTCCCTacatttattaaaaacttggAAAGTTATTTGACTAAATTGCCATTTGAGACTAAAGAAGATaagttacaaaataaattttactggAATGATATAAATCTTTTTTGGAGTAATctggttgaatttttccaaaaatttactGAACTTTTTCCTCGCAAAGCTCGTGATGAGTTAACCTCAGTGCTGGATAAAACGAATTTGATCATAGCAACCACTGAAATGAATCAAGACTGTAGAATTGCTGCCAGTATAAAAGAAAGAACTTCGAAAATTTGTCGCATATTGAAGGTAAAAATCCCTAAACTTGAGACCAAAGAGAAGGTTTTTGCAACGTCATCTGTGCAAGAGTTGCAAGATCCTCTGGAAGATTTTAGAACGTTGAGCATCATACCAACTATTCAGGATGTGTTTAATGAGAAGCCTTTTATTAGGCCGAATAAACTCGTAGGAGCTTACGATTCGGTTGAGCATTACCTGGATGTGCAATTTCGTTTGTTGCGTGAAGATTTCATGGCACCCTTGCGAAATGGCATACatgaatatttgaatggatccaaaaaatatagtaaaacTGATGTGAGGGTTTACAGAAAAGTAACAATGATGAATCCTGAAGTAGCAGGCAACAACATCGGTGTTATGGTATCATTtggaatattaaaattcataaactGGGACACTAGTAAAAGATTTCAGTTTGGTGGTTTAGTATGCTTAAGCAGCGATAATTTCAGCTCAATTATATTTGCAACTATTGCTAATCGAGATAAAGAGTTGTTACAGAGGGGAACTGTGTTGATTAAACCGTGCAAAAAAACCGCCATCACTCACGACCATTATCATTCTAATTGGGTTATGCTGGAGtctaaaatatattttgaaccATATCTGGCAGTGCTAAATGCAATGTGccaaatgaatgaaaaaaattttccaatgagGAAGTATTTGGTCGATGCAGATACAACTATTTCGCTACctcattatttcaaaactgatGCAGTACTAAAGTATAAGGGCTTTTCACTGCAAGTGGGAGATTACGCCACTTGGCCAACTACCAAACAACTGCGGTTAGATGAAACGCAGTACGAGGCATTCAAATCTGGTCTTTCTCAAGAAATTGCAATTATACAAGGACCGCCAGGAACAGGCAAGACGTTTATTGCTCTAGAAATAATTCGGACTTTGCTAGAGAACAAGGAACAATGGAGATGTAATGGGCCAATCGTCATTGTCTGCTTGACAAATCATGCCCTTGATCAATTCCTTGAAGGTGTTACGAAACATACAACTTCGATAGTTCGTGTCGGCAGTCGATCAAAAAATGAAGCTCTGTCACAGTATACACTTGGAAATAAACGAGAAGCACGACCACGCAGAAATTGGTGTCATGACAAGTGGTACCAAGTGAAGATAATCTTATCTAACATGAAGAGAACCCGTAAAGTATTACAGGACTTGTCTAAAAGATATGCCATTGTATCTCCACACCTTCTATATGCCTATTGCCATGACGAAACGTTGCAAGACATGAAGAATGTTAACGAATTGTTCCAATGGTTATTGACACATACTGacaattcaatgaaaatatgtgaGACGCAGAGCACAAATACTGCCACAGAAATGGAAATTGACGGTAATAGCGAATTTGAAGAGCCCATTTTTCCTTTGGAAATCGTTGATAACGAAATTGCTGAGATTGACGCAAACATGAACGAGTACAGACGAACTACACGCACACAAAACATACCAGTATTTCCACGACATGAAGTTGTTCAATTAAAACATCGTGCTGACACCTTGAAGTTACAACGGTCCGACCTACAG CGGAACCTGACTCAGCATCCTCTATTAATTCGAGATAACGAAAACTTTCTGCCGAGTTTACCTTGGCAAAAGTACTGGGAATGGGTAGAACTGAGTTATAAAAATGCCAAACAGAAATTAACTGATTTGGAAGAAGAGTATCATTCAGCAAATGAAGAGTTGAATGAAGTTAAGCAAATACTTGATTTGTCGATACTTCGAGAGCACGATGTTATTGGGTTTACTACGACATGTGCAGCGAGATTATATGCTTCTCTGCATGCTCTGCGTCCGCCGATAG TACTGGTGGAGGAGGCAGCTGAAATTCTGGAATCACATGTCGTTTGCTCTTTGACCCAACATTGCCAGCATCTTATCCTCATTGGGGATCATAAACAACTGCGACCAAAGGTGGCTGTTCACAAGTTGGGTtcaaaatacaatttcaatatATCTCTTTTTGAAAGAATGGTCAACAACAGAGGAAGTTGCACACAGTTAGGGCATCAGCATCGTATGCGACCGGAAATTGCCAGACTAATCTGTCCTTCCGTGTATAAGATTCTCCACAACCATGAATGCGTTTTGGAATATCCCCCTGTAATGGGATtagagaaaaatgtttttttcataacgcATGATAACCCAGAGGCAACACACGACAACCAAGAGAGTTGGATAAATCCACACGAAGCCAAATTTCTAGTAGCATTTGCTAGACATCTGATATTGCAAGGCTATAAAAGTACAGAAATCACTATACTCTGTACCTATGCGGGACAACTTTTCACACTTATCAAG gaGAGAAATTGTCATGAGATTCTTAAAGCAGTGCGCATAACCAcaattgacaattttcaagGAGAGGAGAACAGAattattcttctttcattAGTTCGCAACAACAGCGAAGGAAATATTGGATTTCTGAAAGAAGAGAACAGAGTTTGTGTTGCACTATCTCGTGCCCGTGAAGGCCTTTATATCATGGGGAACATGGACAATcttacgaataaaaataatatttggcCAAAAATTAAACAAGTTTTAGAAAATGACAATGCAATAGGTGATACACTCGAATTACGATGCAAGTATCATTCTGATACATTAATAAAG ATACGAAACGGAAGCGATTTTGTGGAACAATGCCCGGAAGGGGGATGCTTACAAAAATGTAATACTGATTTACCGTGTGGACATTCTTGTACCAGCATTTGTCATACCCTTGACAGAGAGCATTTCAATTTCATGTGCAAACAGCGTTGCGTTAAAAAGTGTCCGGATGATCATCCTTGTCCACTTTTATGTTACCAAGGATGCAAGCCGTGTCTAGTTGCTGTTGAACGCCAATTGAAATGCGGTCATGCTGTTTTTATCTCGTGTGGGACAGACCCTGATACATACCAATGTCCTGTCAAA gTCGATGTTACCCTACCTCATTGCAATCATACTACTGAAAAAAGCTGTTATATGCCTCTGGATAAGGTCCCATGCCCATATCCCTGTAAAATTCGTTTAGCATGTGGACATTCTTGTGAACAAAAATGTCATGCTAACGATGATCCTGATCATCTGGAG CACTTTTGTCATAAGCCCTGTTCAAAAAGGAACAGCCACTGTACTGCCGATCATCCGTGCAAATTGAAGTGTTATGAGAAATGTATAGCATGTCCTATTAATGTATCAAAAATACGATCTTGCGGACATGAACTTAATTGCAAATGCTCGGATGATGTAGAAAAACTCGTATGCtataaacgaataaaatttgagaGAATCTGTGGACACAAAGCTACAGTAAGATGCTTCCGGAAGGATGACGAAGAATGTAATGAAGAG gTACTGAAACTAAGTGCATGTGGTCACcaaataaaagtgaaatgtTGCCAAACACCAAGTTCTTCTCTGTGTGGCGATAAATGTAAACTTAATTTAAAATGTGGCCATCCCTGCACTAATCTATGTAAAAACCCATGTACAAACGAATGCAAGGCCCCTGTCCTTCAAACGAAACATGGGCTTTGTGGACATCTCATTCCCGTGCCTTGCTTCTTAAAAGAAACTG AAGCCAAGTCTCCAGCACTACTACAGTATTGCAAGGAACCATGCAAACATGAATTATCTTGTGGCCACTTTTGCCAAGGCAATTGTTGGTCCTGCAAACAGGGACGTATACACAAACCTTGCCAAGAAAAATGTGGCAAGACTCTCATTTGTGGACATAg GTGCGATGTGCCTTGCAGTCTCGAATGTCCACCGTGTCAAAAACCTTGCGAAATGAAATGCAAACACAGTAGATGTGACAGAAAGTGTGGAGAAACCTGTATACCATGTAGA GAAACCTGTGCAGCGCGATGTAAACATACAATTTGTCTCAAACGATGCTTTGAATTGTGTAACAGAAGACCATGTGAGAAACAATGTTCTAAACGCTTGAAGTGTAAGCATCGTTGCATCGGCTTCTGCGGCGAACCATGCCCACCATTATGCAAAATCTGCAACAAAAAAGAACtaatcgatgaattttttctcggGTATGAAGATGAACCAAATGCCAg ATTGTGGGCACTGCATAGAGAATAA